ATCCAGCCGGAAAATGTACCGAAAACTCCGTACTTCTCAACATTTATTGCTTTTGCAACTTCTTTCGCGGTAACTAAACCCATGTACTATTTTTAATTTATTAGAGCAGCGAACAAAGATAACAAAAAACTCTACTTTTCGTAGATTCAATCATAAACTTTCCACTTTTTTATTACATTTGGAATCCTAAAAAAATTACCCAAATGAAAATTATTTCTTATAATGTAAACGGAATTCGTGCTGCAATTACTAAAGGTTTTATCGAATGGCTGGAGGCGGCAAGCCCTGATGTGATATGTCTTCAGGAGATTAAAGCCACTCAGGATCAAATTCCTGTAGAAGATATTAAGGCAGCGGGCTACCCATATCAGTATTACTATCCGGCTACAAAAAAAGGATACAGCGGGGTTGCCATATTATCTAAAATTGAACCTAAAACGGTAGTATACGGAACCGGAATTCACCATATGGATTTTGAAGGAAGAAACCTTAGAGTCGATTTTGAAGATGTTTCGGTAATGAGTTTATACCTTCCTTCTGGGACCAATATCGAAAGATTAGACCATAAATTTATGTTTATGGACGATTTTCAGAACTACATTAATGAATTAAAAATAGCGATTCCCAACCTTATCATCTGCGGCGATTATAATATTTGTCATGAAGCAATTGATATTCACGATCCGGTTCGCAACAAAACCGTTTCGGGATTTTTACCTGCTGAACGTGCCTGGCTTGATGCTTTTATGAAATCAGGATTTATCGACAGTTTCCGTCATTTCAATAAAGATCCCCATCATTATTCGTGGTGGAGTTATCGCGCCGGAGCAAGAGGAAACAATAAAGGCTGGCGTATCGATTATAATCTGGTAAGTAATGTAATGGAGCATCGTTTAAAGCGTGCAGTTATTCTTCCGGATGCCGTTCATTCAGACCATTGTCCGGTTTTAGTCGAAATCGAATAAAGTTTGGTATTGTTCTTGTTGAAGGAAATGCTGTTTGAATTTTTAGAATTCAGATTTCTGGAATTTTAGATTTTAGTCATCAGGATTGGAATTTTGAATAATTGAATTATTAATACGCCCCTTATAAAACCCAAAAGAAATGATTAAAAAAGCCTCTATCGGATTAGTAGTTTTAGCATTGTCTGCAACTTCATGTGTATCCAAAAAGATTTACAATGATCTTGAAACAAAGTATTCAGATCTAAAAAAAGAAAACCGCTCAATTGCAGACGAAAATGCTGATTTGAAAAAAGCGAAAAACCAATTAGAGTTAGATCGTGATAAATTAACAAAAGACCTTGCGAGTACAAAAGACGATTTAGCAAAACAAAAAGCCGATCTTGCCGCAGAGCAGAAAAAATACAAAGTATTACAGGATTCTTATAATGCATTAGAGAAAAACAGCAACGATGCATTAGAGAAAAACATGGCTAAAAACCGTGAATTGCTGGCACAGTTAGAAGCAAAAGGAAAAGCTCTTGCCGATGAACAAGCCCGTTTAGACAAAACTGCAGGCCGTTTGAAAGAACTTGAAGATATGATTGCGGCTAAAGAAGAAGCAATGCGAAAACTGAAAGAAACGTTATCTAAAGCCTTAACAGGTTTTGAAGGCAAAGGTTTAACAGTTGAACACAAAAACGGAAAAGTATATGTTTCTATGGAGAACAAATTACTTTTTAACTCAGGAAGCTGGGCTGTTGGTTCAGAAGGAAGAAGAGCCGTTGTAGAACTTGGAAAAGTTTTAGGTGATAATCCGGATCTTTCTGTTCTTATCGAAGGTCATACAGATGATGATCCATATGCAGGTTCAGGTCCTATTGCCAACAACTGGGATTTATCGACTAAAAGAGCAACTGCAATTGTGGCTATTTTAATTGAAAACAGTAAAATTGACAAACAAAAATTAACAGCAGCAGGAAGAAGCGAATTCTCTCCTTTGGCAAGTAACGCAACTCCAGAAGGAAAAGCCAAAAACCGAAGAATCGAAATTATCTTAACTCCAAGATTGGATGAGATTGCTGAGATGTTGAATAGCATAAACTAAGGGACAAAGGTTCTAAGGTGCAAAGGCTCAAAGGTTTTTACTTTTGAGCCTTTTTTTTAATTTCAATTCTCAAGTTCCAAATTCCAATTTTGAAAGTACTTGGAATTTTGGATTTTATTATTGGAATTTAAAATTTTGTAACTTTGGTTTCTATAAATTAAAAATTATGGGACTTCCAGAATTAAAAGAGAAAATAAAAAATCAATTAGATTTAGCTGATGAAAGAGTTCTTCGAATTGTTTCTTCCGTATTTGATAATTATTTAAATGAAGTAGTTTCGTATGATGCGAAAGGAAATCCTGTGACATTAACTAATTATCATAACAAAGTAGAAGAAGGTTTAGACGATATTAAATACAATCGAATAATTTCAAGTGAAGATTTGTCGAGAGAAATGAAAGATTGGGATAATGAATAAACTAACAGTTTTTTGGACAGAAAATGCAAAATTGGATTTGAAGGAAATTTATTTTGAGCTTAAAAATAAATATTCGAAAGAAACCGCTTTAAAAGTTAGAGATGAATTGTTTAATAGTGCAAATAATATCGTTTTTGCTGAACAATTTCAGCTTGATGAATATAGAATTGATTGTCGTCGAATTGTGGTAAGAAATTTTAAAATTCTATATCAAATCAAAGATGATTCTGTTTTCATTGTTAGGATTTTTAATACGTTTCAAAATCCATTAAAAAGCTTAAAATGAACTAAGGGACAAAGGTTCTAAGGTGCAAAGGCTCAAAGGTTTTTACTTTTGAGCCTTTTTTATTCTGCAAGGTTTGACAAACCTTGCAGAAGACGTAAAAATCTTGTACTTTTTTTAACCTTTCTCATTTTTCTATTTGAAAAATCACTTTGTACCTTTGCCTCTTTGCAACTTTGAACCTAAAGAAAAAAATGAAATACACTACATTACCTAATACCGATATAAAAGTTAGTAAAATTTGTCTTGGAACGATGACTTTCGGGCAGCAGAATACAGAAGACGAAGGGCATGAACAAATGGATTATGCTCTTGATAGAGGAGTAAATTTCTTCGATACAGCCGAAATGTATTCAGTTCCTGCGAGCGAAGCAACTTACGGAAGTACAGAAAAAATTATAGGAACCTGGTTTAAGAAATCAGGAAACAGAGATAAAGTTATTTTAGCTTCAAAAATTGCGGGCCCAAATCCGAATTTTGGATACATGCGCGAAAAACTGGATTTTTCTCCTGCAAGTATTAAATATGCTGTTGAAAATAGTTTAAAAAGACTTCAGACTGATTATATCGATTTGTACCAAATGCATTGGCCGGAAAGAAAAACCAATAATTTTGGACAGCGCGCTTTTCATGGGCATGATGATGTTTGGGAAGATAATTTTAGAGAAATCTTAGAAACTTTCGACGGATTAATAAAAGAAGGGAAAATCAAGCACATTGGAGTTTCAAATGAAAATGCTTGGGGAATGATGCGCCTTTTAGAAGAAAGTAAATACAACAATCTGCCAAGAATCAAAACCGTTCAAAATCCGTATTCTTTATTGAACCGTTTGTTTGAAGTGAATTCTGCCGAAGTTTCAAAATACGAAAATGTTGGTTTGTTAGGATATTCGCCTTTAGCGTTTGGAGTTTTGACTGGAAAATTCTTAACTGGCGAAAGTCATCCGAAAGCCAGAGTAAACCTTTTTCCGCAATATAAACGTTACAATAGTGACCAATGTACCCAAGCTACAAAATTGTATCAGGAAATTGCTAAAAAACACGGTTTAACGCTAACGCAGCTAGCAATGGGATTTGTACTGCAGCAACCATTTTTGACAAGTTCTATTATTGGCGCAACCACTTTGGAACAATTAAAAGAAAACATAGACACAATTGATGTGGTTCTTTCGAAACAAATTTTAGCCGAAATTGATGCGGTTCAGGCTATAATTCCTGATCCGGCACCTTAAAAAGTAAAAGAAACCTAACAGGTTTTTAAAACCTGTTAGGTTTCTTTCACGTCAAACACTTCAAAAAACAAATCCCGATAGCTTTAAAACTATCGGGAT
This portion of the Flavobacterium gelatinilyticum genome encodes:
- a CDS encoding OmpA family protein, encoding MIKKASIGLVVLALSATSCVSKKIYNDLETKYSDLKKENRSIADENADLKKAKNQLELDRDKLTKDLASTKDDLAKQKADLAAEQKKYKVLQDSYNALEKNSNDALEKNMAKNRELLAQLEAKGKALADEQARLDKTAGRLKELEDMIAAKEEAMRKLKETLSKALTGFEGKGLTVEHKNGKVYVSMENKLLFNSGSWAVGSEGRRAVVELGKVLGDNPDLSVLIEGHTDDDPYAGSGPIANNWDLSTKRATAIVAILIENSKIDKQKLTAAGRSEFSPLASNATPEGKAKNRRIEIILTPRLDEIAEMLNSIN
- a CDS encoding aldo/keto reductase; translated protein: MKYTTLPNTDIKVSKICLGTMTFGQQNTEDEGHEQMDYALDRGVNFFDTAEMYSVPASEATYGSTEKIIGTWFKKSGNRDKVILASKIAGPNPNFGYMREKLDFSPASIKYAVENSLKRLQTDYIDLYQMHWPERKTNNFGQRAFHGHDDVWEDNFREILETFDGLIKEGKIKHIGVSNENAWGMMRLLEESKYNNLPRIKTVQNPYSLLNRLFEVNSAEVSKYENVGLLGYSPLAFGVLTGKFLTGESHPKARVNLFPQYKRYNSDQCTQATKLYQEIAKKHGLTLTQLAMGFVLQQPFLTSSIIGATTLEQLKENIDTIDVVLSKQILAEIDAVQAIIPDPAP
- a CDS encoding type II toxin-antitoxin system RelE/ParE family toxin: MNKLTVFWTENAKLDLKEIYFELKNKYSKETALKVRDELFNSANNIVFAEQFQLDEYRIDCRRIVVRNFKILYQIKDDSVFIVRIFNTFQNPLKSLK
- a CDS encoding exodeoxyribonuclease III; translated protein: MKIISYNVNGIRAAITKGFIEWLEAASPDVICLQEIKATQDQIPVEDIKAAGYPYQYYYPATKKGYSGVAILSKIEPKTVVYGTGIHHMDFEGRNLRVDFEDVSVMSLYLPSGTNIERLDHKFMFMDDFQNYINELKIAIPNLIICGDYNICHEAIDIHDPVRNKTVSGFLPAERAWLDAFMKSGFIDSFRHFNKDPHHYSWWSYRAGARGNNKGWRIDYNLVSNVMEHRLKRAVILPDAVHSDHCPVLVEIE